The Vicia villosa cultivar HV-30 ecotype Madison, WI unplaced genomic scaffold, Vvil1.0 ctg.000316F_1_1_1, whole genome shotgun sequence genome contains a region encoding:
- the LOC131626635 gene encoding uncharacterized protein LOC131626635, producing MANNNIPSPDPFVLEQLIEDSSREMTNRRRQERALAGQRRPRHETSQPQRQQIQHIQHVHGLQQVQNVEQTHPEGQVQNGEDGQTRPQTEPEQLQVVNETDTRDGQPASSFTHTSSRRRSRSPDEEEQINIPEGADPTAILLLKELQKTNRLIRLQSDRIHDLERKRRYRSPQRRRHRSRSYSSSRSPPRRNRKRIPSRSRSPSRRNRRQRSYSRSPPRKTQKNQKPETTEAKSLSPEQEHRGPSKAAKKVREHSPKDNRKISGKTRTKSQRGRHSNSPEPSDKEDFRSPLSEQIRRVRLPRGMEKPPALDHYDRTTDPDDHIRSIKAVMDYHVDLFLSHFTASRRQPKSEANLEAVIQGTNESLRDYLDRFNKEAVQVQTEDYMKRLRPSSHMRKQRLLPRELRGAATPLAVQTMSPQLRGAGTRKGKTTGLSTSKNTGDHLVASMTTPL from the exons ATGGCCAACAACAACATACCCAGTCCTGATCCCTTCGTCCTGGAACAACTGATTGAAGATTCCAGCCGCGAAATGACGAATCGCCGTCGGCAGGAACGTGCTCTTGCCGGACAGAGAAGACCGAGGCATGAGACCTCGCAGCCCCAGAGGCAACAGATTCAGCACATTCAACATGTGCACGGCCTTCAACAAGTCCAGAATGTCGAACAAACCCATCCTGAAGGACAAgttcagaacggggaagacggGCAGACCCGGCCCCAGACTGAACCAGAGCAGCTCCAAGTGGTGAATGAAACTGATACCCGAGACGGGCAACCCGCTTCCTCGTTCACTCACACCTCTAGCAGACGAAGAAGCCGTAGCCCAGACGAGGAGGAACAGATCAACATTCCCGAGGGCGCTGATCCAACCGCAATCCTCCTACTCAAGGAGCTGCAGAAAACCAACCGCCTCATCCGCCTACAGAGCGACCGCATCCACGAcctggaaaggaagcgacgataTCGCTCCCCCCAACGGAGACGCCATCGGTCACGTTCCTATTCCTCTTCGCGGTCTCCTCCGAGGAGAAATCGCAAGCGCATTCCATCTAGGTCTCGCTCCCCCTCGAGAAGAAACCGGCGCCAACGGTCttattcccgctctccacctcGAAAGACTCAGAAGAATCAGAAACCTGAAACCACTGAAGCCAAGAGTCTCTCACCCGAGCAGGAGCACCGAGGCCCCTCCAAAGCCGCGAAGAAAGTCCGCGAGCACTCTCCAAAAGACAACCGCAAAATCTCGGGCAAGACACGCACTAAATCCCAGCGGGGCAGACATTCAAACTCCCCCGAGCCTAGCGACAAAGAAGATTTCCGCAGTCCCTTGTCCGAGCAAATCCGGCGTGTTCGTCTCCCCCGGGGAATGGAAAAACCACCAGCCTTGGACCACTATGACAGGACCACCGACCCCGATGACCACATAAGGAGCATCAAAGCTGTCATGGACTACCACGTG GATCTTTTCCTAAGCCACTTCACCGCGTCTCGTCGGCAACCGAAATCAGAGGCAAATCTTGAGGCGGTAATCCAAGGTACCAACGAATCTTTGAgagactacctcgacaggttcaacaaagaagctgtCCAAGTGCAGACCGaggactacatgaagag GCTCAGGCCTTCATCGCATATGAGGAAGCAGAGGCTGCTGCCACGAGAGCTTCGCGGGGCAGCGACGCCGCTCGCAGTTCAAACTATGAGCCCTCAACTTCGAGGCGCGGGCACGAGAAAAGGAAAGACGACAGGTCTCTCGACATCAAAGAACACCGGGGACCATCTGGTCGCTTCAATGACTACACCCCTCTGA
- the LOC131626626 gene encoding uncharacterized protein LOC131626626 — protein MAGSAISLGNTSVLASMRTVSPTNSHKPSSFSPQLGFLNSQFAGLRISSQTSLKVTTPIVASPFRPIVAKRVCPFTGKKANKANKVSFSNHKTIKLQHVNLQYKRVWWEAGKRFVKLRLSTKALKTIDKNGLEAVAKKAGIDLRKK, from the exons ATGGCGGGTTCTGCAATTTCGCTCGGAAACACTTCCGTCTTGGCTTCTATGCGCACAGTTTCACCAACCAACTCTCACAAACCTTCATCCTTCTCACCCC aattagggttcctGAATTCTCAATTTGCTGGTCTAAGAATCTCCTCTCAGACTTCACTGAAAGTGACTACACCTATCGTTGCTTCCCCTTTTCGACCCATTGTTGCTA AGAGAGTGTGTCCTTTCACCGGAAAAAAAGCAAACAAGGCCAACAAAGTATCTTTCTCCAACCATAAGACAATAAAATTGCAACATGTAAATCTCCAGTACAAGAGAGTTTGGTGGGAAGCTGGAAAGCGCTTTGTAAAGCTTCGTTTATCGACTAAGGCATTGAAGACCATAGATAAGAATGGACTTGAAGCAGTTGCGAAAAAGGCTGGAATTGATCTCAGGAAGAAATAA